A single region of the Pseudomonas sp. GGS8 genome encodes:
- a CDS encoding helix-turn-helix transcriptional regulator: MEHAPCISQIATLLADPKRSAMMWALMDGSARHTEELALLAGLSPSSASAHLGRLSTGGLLKVETRGRKRFFRLAAPEVGAAIEALASATLASAPRDIPEVFKRTSPIAKPQTAPSSLLRARLCDDHLGGTLAADLYQRLLDAGWIEQLDQRVMITHKGSMQLAARGVFIQALAHRNGRVACACPDWSERRPHMGGSLGAALLQLFMQSGWLSLPSDSRALQITATGQREIHRFAKETELEMAL, encoded by the coding sequence ATGGAACATGCACCTTGCATCAGCCAGATCGCCACGTTGCTGGCTGACCCAAAGCGCAGCGCAATGATGTGGGCCTTGATGGACGGCTCGGCGCGGCATACCGAGGAGCTGGCGTTGCTGGCGGGCCTGTCGCCGTCTTCGGCCAGTGCGCATTTGGGGCGCTTGTCCACCGGCGGTCTGTTGAAAGTCGAAACCCGCGGGCGCAAACGGTTTTTCCGGCTTGCCGCGCCCGAAGTCGGCGCCGCGATAGAAGCCCTGGCCAGTGCTACCCTGGCCAGCGCGCCTCGGGACATTCCAGAGGTGTTCAAACGCACGAGCCCTATTGCCAAACCTCAGACGGCGCCTTCGTCACTGTTGCGGGCCCGACTCTGCGACGACCATCTGGGAGGCACCCTGGCCGCCGATCTTTACCAGCGTCTGCTGGATGCCGGCTGGATCGAGCAGCTTGATCAGCGGGTCATGATCACTCACAAGGGTTCCATGCAATTGGCCGCTCGCGGTGTGTTTATCCAGGCGCTGGCCCATCGCAACGGCAGAGTCGCCTGCGCGTGCCCGGACTGGAGCGAAAGACGCCCGCACATGGGCGGTTCTTTGGGCGCGGCCTTGTTGCAACTGTTCATGCAGTCCGGTTGGTTGAGCCTGCCCAGCGATTCGCGAGCCTTGCAGATCACGGCCACGGGGCAACGTGAAATCCATCGTTTCGCCAAGGAAACCGAGCTGGAAATGGCGCTTTAG
- a CDS encoding MFS transporter, which yields MNTPFTRNAQLIIAARLISDFGAFLNMVALATYVYLLSNSAMSVGIFLASRVTGGILASLIGTRFYRRWAGRLPLIAFDLLRAGLLGLLLMLPVAQQALLLPLIAFGLGLGNSMFAIGLNSQLPHLIEEAQLLKTNAWITSASSAAMVSGSLVSGLLVAGFGFETVFALNVVTYLLAALLIVPLRFCGPAPSGDEPLHKQGEWQALRQGLRTAPVLAAMLAVAMADTLGSAAHNVGLPIISKLLTPESASTTLGLMLAVWACGKFIGARIASRLKGTDNAHLERRFFFGVLLMSCGFILTFQQQTLYGLLLFSLPAGLGDGFSEVGLMSRLQREPDSLRLPIFSFLTLLQMTGFGVGMLIAAPFYSWWTPGAVVLLFHGIPLTLLLVVKGLALKSERVRRSSPRPAP from the coding sequence GTGAACACGCCATTCACCCGCAATGCCCAACTGATCATCGCCGCCCGGCTGATTTCGGACTTCGGCGCTTTCCTCAACATGGTCGCCCTGGCTACCTACGTCTACCTGCTCAGCAATAGCGCCATGAGTGTCGGTATCTTCCTCGCCAGCCGTGTCACCGGGGGGATCCTGGCCAGCCTGATCGGCACCCGGTTCTATCGCCGCTGGGCCGGGCGCCTGCCGCTGATTGCCTTCGATCTGCTGCGCGCCGGTTTGCTGGGTCTGCTGTTGATGCTGCCAGTGGCCCAGCAAGCGCTGCTGTTACCGCTGATCGCGTTCGGCCTGGGGTTGGGTAATTCGATGTTTGCCATCGGCCTCAACAGCCAATTGCCGCACCTGATCGAAGAGGCGCAATTACTCAAGACCAACGCCTGGATAACCTCGGCGTCGTCTGCGGCGATGGTCAGCGGGAGTCTGGTGTCGGGGCTGTTGGTGGCGGGGTTTGGCTTTGAAACAGTATTTGCGCTGAACGTGGTCACGTACCTGCTGGCGGCGCTGCTGATTGTGCCACTGCGGTTTTGCGGACCGGCCCCCAGCGGTGATGAACCTCTTCACAAACAGGGCGAATGGCAGGCCCTGCGCCAGGGTTTGCGCACGGCGCCGGTACTGGCGGCGATGTTGGCCGTCGCCATGGCCGACACCTTGGGCAGCGCCGCGCACAACGTCGGTCTTCCGATCATTTCAAAACTGCTCACACCCGAGTCGGCCAGCACCACCCTGGGCCTGATGCTGGCGGTGTGGGCCTGCGGCAAGTTCATCGGTGCGCGAATCGCCAGTCGCCTGAAAGGCACGGACAACGCGCACCTTGAGCGGCGATTTTTCTTTGGCGTGTTGCTGATGTCCTGCGGCTTCATCCTGACGTTTCAGCAGCAGACCCTGTACGGTTTGCTGCTGTTTTCGTTGCCCGCAGGCTTGGGCGACGGGTTCTCGGAAGTCGGCCTGATGTCGCGTCTGCAACGTGAACCGGACAGCCTGCGTTTGCCGATTTTCAGCTTTCTGACGCTGCTGCAAATGACCGGGTTCGGCGTCGGTATGTTGATCGCCGCGCCGTTTTATTCCTGGTGGACGCCCGGCGCGGTGGTGCTGTTGTTCCACGGCATCCCCCTCACCTTGTTGCTGGTGGTGAAGGGGCTGGCGCTCAAGAGTGAGCGGGTTCGGCGCAGCAGCCCGAGGCCAGCTCCTTGA
- a CDS encoding PA4780 family RIO1-like protein kinase, with translation MKTPKRIEPLIEDGLVDEVLRPLMSGKEAAVYVVRCGNELRCAKVYKEANKRSFRQAAEYQEGRKVRNSRQARAMAKGSKFGRKETEDAWQNAEVAALFRLASAGVRVPKPYDFLEGVLLMELVADEYGDAAPRLNDVVLEPDQAREYHAYLISQIVLMLCTGLVHGDLSEFNVLLTPTGPVIIDLPQAVDAAGNNHAFSMLERDVGNMASYFGRFAPELKRTKYAKEMWALYEAGTLHPASVLTGEFDEPEELADVGGIMREIEAARLDEERRQAVRAADDAPPGKTEEPPPPWMQ, from the coding sequence ATGAAGACTCCAAAACGCATTGAACCCCTGATCGAGGACGGTCTGGTCGACGAGGTGCTGCGCCCACTCATGAGTGGTAAAGAAGCAGCTGTTTATGTGGTGCGCTGCGGCAACGAGCTGCGTTGTGCCAAGGTCTACAAGGAGGCGAACAAACGCAGTTTTCGTCAGGCGGCCGAGTATCAGGAAGGCCGCAAGGTGCGCAACAGCCGGCAGGCTCGCGCGATGGCCAAGGGCTCCAAGTTTGGCCGCAAGGAAACCGAAGACGCCTGGCAGAACGCTGAAGTGGCGGCGCTGTTCCGTCTGGCCAGCGCGGGCGTGCGGGTGCCCAAGCCGTATGACTTCCTCGAAGGCGTGCTGCTGATGGAGCTGGTAGCCGACGAGTACGGCGATGCCGCGCCGCGCCTGAACGATGTGGTGCTGGAGCCGGACCAGGCACGCGAATATCACGCGTATCTGATCTCGCAAATCGTGCTGATGTTGTGTACCGGTCTGGTGCACGGTGACCTGTCCGAGTTCAACGTGCTGCTGACACCGACCGGCCCGGTCATCATCGACCTGCCGCAAGCAGTGGATGCGGCGGGCAACAACCACGCGTTCAGCATGCTGGAACGGGACGTGGGCAACATGGCGTCGTACTTCGGTCGCTTTGCACCGGAGTTGAAACGCACCAAGTACGCCAAGGAAATGTGGGCGTTGTACGAAGCCGGCACCTTGCACCCGGCCAGTGTGTTGACTGGCGAGTTCGACGAGCCGGAAGAGCTGGCGGACGTGGGCGGGATCATGCGCGAGATCGAGGCGGCCCGTCTCGACGAAGAGCGTCGCCAGGCAGTTCGGGCGGCAGACGATGCGCCACCGGGCAAAACCGAAGAACCGCCTCCACCGTGGATGCAGTGA
- a CDS encoding LysR family transcriptional regulator yields MLRFDDLQVFVRAADLGSLSAAARVMDMSAAVASAALKRIEQQLGARLLTRSTRSLRLTAEGEGFLEYARAALSNLDEGRRLLASGQDQVSGVLQLSAPSDFGRNLLLPWLDEFQREHPKLTVRLLLGDRIADLFRQPVDIALRYGEPEDSSLVALPIAAQNRRVLCAAPSYLARHGEPQHLEQLAQHNCLLFMLGSRVHDHWSFHDGKREVSLTVSGDRFSDDADVVRLWAVAGAGIAYKSWLDVAADVLAGRLKVLMPELLCERAPLNLLCAHRAQLSKPVNLLREMLASRCARISSQFPRISGVDH; encoded by the coding sequence ATGTTGCGTTTCGATGACTTGCAGGTGTTCGTTCGGGCAGCGGACCTGGGCAGTTTGTCGGCGGCGGCGCGGGTGATGGATATGTCGGCGGCAGTGGCCAGTGCCGCGTTGAAGCGCATCGAACAGCAACTCGGCGCGCGCTTGCTCACCCGCTCTACCCGCAGCCTGCGCCTGACGGCTGAAGGCGAGGGCTTTCTGGAATACGCCCGGGCCGCCTTGAGCAATCTCGATGAAGGCCGCCGCTTGCTGGCCAGCGGGCAGGATCAGGTCAGCGGGGTTTTGCAGCTGTCGGCGCCTTCGGATTTCGGTCGCAACCTGTTGTTGCCATGGCTCGACGAGTTTCAGCGTGAGCATCCGAAGCTAACGGTACGGTTGCTGCTGGGCGACCGCATTGCCGATCTGTTCCGTCAACCGGTGGACATCGCCCTGCGTTACGGCGAGCCGGAAGACTCGAGCCTGGTAGCACTGCCCATCGCAGCGCAGAACCGCCGCGTGCTCTGTGCGGCGCCGAGCTATCTGGCCCGGCATGGCGAACCGCAGCATCTGGAACAACTGGCGCAGCACAATTGCCTGTTGTTCATGCTTGGCAGTCGGGTCCACGATCACTGGAGTTTTCACGACGGTAAACGCGAAGTGAGCCTGACCGTCAGTGGCGATCGTTTCAGTGATGATGCCGATGTGGTGCGGCTGTGGGCCGTGGCGGGAGCGGGGATTGCGTACAAGTCCTGGCTCGATGTCGCCGCCGATGTGCTCGCCGGCCGCTTGAAAGTGCTGATGCCGGAGCTGCTCTGTGAGCGCGCACCGCTGAATTTGCTGTGCGCCCATCGCGCACAATTGAGTAAGCCGGTGAACCTTTTGCGGGAAATGCTTGCCAGCCGATGCGCTCGGATAAGCAGTCAATTTCCGAGGATATCGGGTGTCGATCATTAG
- the cueR gene encoding Cu(I)-responsive transcriptional regulator, with product MNIGQAARQSGLSAKMIRYYESIGLLKAAHRTDSGYRVYGDDDLHTLAFIKRSRDLGFSLEEVGKLLTLWQDRQRASADVKALARQHIDELNQKIRELGQLRDTLQDLVEHCHGDHRPDCPILKELASGCCAEPAHS from the coding sequence ATGAACATTGGCCAAGCGGCTCGCCAGAGCGGTCTGAGCGCGAAGATGATCCGTTATTACGAATCCATCGGCCTGCTCAAGGCGGCCCATCGCACCGACAGTGGCTACCGGGTCTATGGTGACGACGACCTGCACACCCTGGCGTTCATCAAGCGTTCTCGGGATTTGGGATTTTCACTGGAAGAGGTCGGCAAACTGCTGACCCTCTGGCAGGACCGCCAGCGCGCCAGTGCCGATGTGAAGGCCCTGGCCCGTCAGCACATCGACGAGCTGAATCAGAAGATTCGCGAACTTGGTCAGTTGCGCGACACCCTGCAAGACCTTGTAGAACACTGCCACGGCGACCACCGCCCGGACTGCCCAATCCTCAAGGAGCTGGCCTCGGGCTGCTGCGCCGAACCCGCTCACTCTTGA
- a CDS encoding zinc-binding alcohol dehydrogenase family protein: MKAIAYYASLPISDEKALQDIELPEPVAGPRDLLVEVKAISVNPVDTKVRQNVQPEGGAAKVLGWDVAGVVKAVGSEVTLFKAGDKVFYAGSIARAGGNSERHVVDERIVGHMPKTLGFAEAAALPLTAITAWELLFERLQVREGKTDEGQSLLIVGAAGGVGSILTQLASQLTGLKVIGTASRAQTQSWVRDLGADLVIDHSQPLSEALKRAGVEQVTHVASLTQTDQHLDQLVEALAPQGKLALIDDPKALDVTKLKRKSLSLHWEFMYTRSLFETADMIEQHKLLNRVAGLIDAGTLKTTVGEHFGTINAANLRRAHELLESGKSKGKIVLEGF, encoded by the coding sequence ATGAAAGCCATTGCCTACTACGCCTCCCTGCCGATCAGCGATGAAAAGGCCCTGCAAGACATCGAACTGCCAGAACCGGTCGCCGGCCCGCGCGACCTGTTGGTGGAGGTCAAAGCCATTTCGGTCAACCCGGTGGACACCAAAGTCCGCCAGAACGTCCAGCCTGAAGGTGGCGCGGCCAAAGTGCTGGGCTGGGACGTGGCCGGTGTGGTCAAGGCTGTTGGTAGCGAAGTGACGCTGTTCAAGGCCGGCGACAAGGTGTTCTACGCCGGCTCCATCGCCCGTGCCGGCGGCAACAGCGAGCGGCATGTGGTGGATGAGCGCATCGTCGGCCATATGCCGAAAACCCTCGGTTTCGCCGAAGCCGCCGCGCTGCCGCTGACTGCCATTACCGCGTGGGAACTGTTGTTTGAACGCCTGCAAGTGCGCGAAGGCAAAACCGATGAAGGCCAGAGTCTGCTGATTGTCGGTGCCGCTGGCGGTGTGGGCTCGATCCTCACGCAGCTGGCCAGCCAGCTCACCGGGTTGAAAGTCATCGGCACCGCGTCCCGTGCCCAAACCCAGAGTTGGGTGCGTGACCTGGGCGCTGATCTGGTGATCGATCACAGCCAGCCGCTGAGTGAAGCCCTCAAACGTGCCGGGGTCGAGCAGGTGACCCACGTCGCCAGCCTGACCCAGACCGACCAACACCTGGATCAATTGGTAGAGGCGTTGGCGCCGCAAGGCAAACTGGCGCTGATCGATGACCCGAAGGCGCTGGACGTGACCAAGCTCAAGCGCAAGAGCCTGTCGCTGCACTGGGAATTCATGTACACCCGCTCGCTGTTTGAAACCGCCGACATGATCGAGCAGCACAAACTGCTCAACCGCGTCGCCGGGCTGATCGATGCGGGCACGCTGAAAACCACGGTCGGCGAGCACTTCGGCACCATCAACGCAGCCAACCTGCGTCGTGCCCATGAACTGCTGGAGAGCGGCAAGTCCAAGGGCAAGATTGTGCTTGAAGGGTTCTGA
- a CDS encoding heavy metal translocating P-type ATPase, with protein sequence MSESTTFDLPIAGMTCASCAGRVERALSKVIGATAVSVNLATEQARVQAPSDSLPALMDAVQRAGYSVPQQTLELSIDGMTCASCVGRVERALTKVPGVKSVSVNLANERAHLELLGQVDPQTLIGAVTKAGYSARVWEVEHPQTDNQQQRLQRERWALLAAIALALPLVLPMLLQPFGVHWMLPAWVQFALATPVQFVFGARFYVAAWKAVRAGAGNMDLLVALGTSAGYGLSIYEWATAAGRMPHLYFEASAVVIALVLLGKYLESRAKRQTASAIRALEALRPERAIQVIDGREQEVAISALRLNDLVMVKPGERFPVDGEVVEGQSHADEALISGESLPVPKAPGDKVTGGAINGEGRLLVRTVALGAETVLARIIRLVEDAQAAKAPIQKLVDKVSQVFVPVVLLIALATLIGWWLYGSPLETALINAVAVLVIACPCALGLATPTAIMAGTGVAAHHGILIKDAEALEHAHEVSAVVFDKTGTLTSGTPRIAHLSAIEGDEGALLQMAGALQRGSEHPLAKAVLDACVERGLTVADVSDSQSLTGRGIAGSLDGRRLALGNRRLLEESGLNAGPLADCASAWETEGRTLSWLIEQNPEPRVLGLFAFGDTLKPGALQAVQRLSARNISSHLLTGDNRGSANVVANALGIKDVHAEVLPADKAATVAALKKTGVVAMVGDGINDAPALAAADIGIAMGGGTDVAMHAAGITLMRGDPRLVPAALEISRKTYAKIRQNLFWAFVYNLIGLPLAAFGFLNPVLAGAAMALSSVSVVSNALLLKTWKPKDPEDNR encoded by the coding sequence ATGTCCGAATCCACCACTTTCGATCTGCCGATCGCCGGCATGACCTGCGCCAGTTGTGCCGGGCGTGTCGAGCGTGCCTTGAGCAAAGTCATCGGCGCCACGGCCGTCAGCGTCAACCTGGCCACCGAACAGGCCCGTGTGCAAGCGCCCAGTGACAGCCTGCCGGCCTTGATGGACGCCGTGCAGCGGGCCGGTTACAGCGTGCCGCAGCAGACCCTCGAATTGAGCATCGACGGCATGACCTGCGCGTCTTGCGTCGGCCGCGTCGAACGGGCATTGACCAAAGTACCGGGGGTGAAGAGTGTCAGCGTCAATCTGGCCAACGAACGGGCGCACCTTGAGCTGCTCGGCCAGGTCGATCCGCAAACCTTGATCGGCGCCGTGACCAAGGCCGGTTATTCCGCCCGCGTCTGGGAAGTCGAACACCCGCAAACCGATAATCAGCAACAACGCCTGCAGCGCGAACGCTGGGCCTTGCTGGCGGCCATTGCCCTCGCCTTGCCGCTGGTGCTGCCGATGCTGCTGCAACCTTTCGGTGTGCACTGGATGCTCCCGGCGTGGGTGCAGTTCGCGCTGGCAACGCCGGTGCAATTCGTCTTCGGCGCCCGTTTCTATGTCGCTGCGTGGAAAGCCGTGCGCGCCGGTGCCGGTAATATGGATTTGCTGGTGGCTCTGGGCACCAGCGCCGGCTACGGCTTGAGCATTTACGAATGGGCCACCGCTGCCGGGCGCATGCCGCACCTGTATTTCGAAGCCTCGGCGGTGGTGATTGCCTTGGTGTTGCTGGGCAAATACCTGGAAAGCCGCGCCAAGCGCCAGACCGCCAGCGCCATCCGCGCCCTCGAAGCCTTGCGTCCGGAGCGAGCCATTCAAGTGATCGACGGCCGCGAGCAGGAGGTTGCGATCAGCGCTTTGCGCCTCAACGATCTGGTCATGGTCAAACCCGGTGAGCGCTTCCCGGTGGACGGCGAAGTGGTGGAAGGCCAGAGCCACGCCGATGAAGCGTTGATCAGCGGTGAAAGCCTGCCGGTGCCCAAAGCTCCGGGCGACAAGGTCACCGGCGGTGCGATCAATGGCGAAGGTCGGTTGCTGGTGCGGACCGTGGCCCTCGGCGCAGAAACCGTGCTGGCGCGGATCATCCGCCTGGTCGAAGACGCGCAGGCAGCGAAAGCGCCGATCCAGAAACTGGTGGATAAAGTCAGCCAGGTGTTCGTGCCGGTGGTGCTGCTGATCGCGCTGGCGACCCTGATCGGCTGGTGGCTATATGGCTCGCCGCTGGAAACCGCATTGATCAACGCCGTCGCGGTGCTGGTGATCGCCTGTCCTTGTGCGCTCGGGTTGGCCACACCGACGGCAATCATGGCGGGCACCGGTGTGGCGGCGCACCACGGGATTCTGATCAAGGACGCCGAAGCCCTGGAGCACGCCCACGAAGTCAGCGCCGTGGTGTTCGACAAGACGGGCACACTGACCTCGGGCACGCCGCGCATCGCGCATTTGAGTGCCATCGAGGGTGACGAAGGCGCCTTGCTGCAAATGGCCGGCGCGCTGCAACGTGGCAGTGAGCACCCGCTGGCCAAGGCTGTATTGGATGCCTGCGTTGAACGCGGTTTGACCGTGGCCGATGTCAGCGACAGTCAATCGCTGACCGGGCGCGGCATCGCCGGCAGCCTCGATGGTCGGCGATTGGCCCTGGGCAATCGGCGTTTGCTGGAAGAAAGTGGCTTGAATGCCGGGCCATTGGCCGACTGTGCAAGCGCCTGGGAAACCGAAGGCCGGACGCTGTCCTGGCTGATCGAACAAAACCCTGAGCCTCGGGTGCTGGGTCTGTTCGCTTTCGGTGACACGCTCAAACCCGGCGCCTTGCAAGCGGTGCAACGCTTAAGCGCACGCAACATCAGCAGCCACCTGCTGACCGGCGATAACCGTGGCAGCGCCAACGTGGTCGCCAACGCGCTGGGCATCAAGGATGTGCACGCCGAAGTCCTGCCGGCGGACAAAGCCGCCACCGTCGCCGCCCTGAAAAAAACCGGTGTGGTGGCGATGGTCGGCGACGGCATCAACGACGCCCCGGCCCTGGCCGCTGCTGACATCGGCATCGCCATGGGCGGCGGCACCGATGTTGCCATGCACGCTGCCGGCATCACTCTGATGCGCGGTGACCCACGGCTGGTGCCGGCGGCACTGGAGATCAGCCGCAAGACCTACGCAAAGATTCGGCAGAACCTGTTCTGGGCCTTCGTCTATAACCTGATCGGCCTGCCACTGGCGGCGTTCGGCTTCCTCAACCCGGTGCTGGCCGGCGCCGCCATGGCGCTGTCGAGCGTCAGCGTGGTGAGCAATGCGTTACTGTTGAAAACCTGGAAACCCAAAGACCCGGAGGACAACCGATGA
- a CDS encoding multidrug effflux MFS transporter produces the protein MNLRTILILGALSAFGPLAIDFYLPAFPAMALAFGTDEKHVQLTLAAYFLGLSIGQLAYGPVADRFGRRIPLLTGVGLFTAASLACTYAPSLEWLIGARFVQALGGCAGMVIARAVVSDKCDAVGSAKVFSQLMLVMGLAPILAPMLGGLLVNTSGWQSIFLALTGFSALAGVAVALGLPESLPAHVPRQPLSGALRQYGRLLADPIFLGHALTGGVAIAGMFAYIAGSPFVFIKLYGVPAEHFGWLFGINAAGFILVAQVNARLLARRGPAFLLARTVWLYLAGGLALLAVSSLHTAHLWPLLIPLFVCIASLGCIVPNASACAMSGQGARAGSASAMLGCLQFSVAAGAAALVGVLHDGSAMPMAMVISLCAIIVVSVAMLTRRLQNARALTQAQA, from the coding sequence ATGAACCTCCGCACAATCCTGATTCTCGGCGCCTTGAGCGCTTTCGGTCCGCTGGCGATCGATTTCTACCTGCCGGCATTCCCGGCAATGGCGCTCGCTTTTGGCACCGACGAAAAACACGTTCAACTGACCCTGGCGGCCTATTTTCTCGGGCTGTCCATCGGCCAACTGGCATACGGACCCGTGGCGGATCGCTTTGGGCGACGGATTCCCTTGCTGACCGGTGTCGGCTTGTTCACTGCTGCGTCATTGGCCTGTACTTATGCGCCGAGTCTGGAGTGGCTGATTGGCGCACGTTTCGTCCAGGCGCTGGGCGGATGCGCGGGCATGGTGATCGCCCGGGCGGTGGTCAGCGATAAATGCGATGCGGTAGGTTCGGCGAAGGTCTTTTCGCAACTGATGCTGGTGATGGGCCTGGCGCCAATTCTTGCGCCGATGCTGGGCGGGTTGTTGGTCAACACGTCGGGTTGGCAGTCGATCTTTCTCGCGCTGACCGGTTTCAGTGCATTGGCCGGGGTGGCCGTGGCTCTCGGGCTGCCGGAAAGTCTGCCGGCCCATGTACCGCGCCAACCGTTGTCGGGCGCGCTACGCCAGTACGGTCGGTTGCTGGCAGACCCGATATTCCTCGGCCACGCCCTGACCGGTGGCGTTGCCATCGCCGGTATGTTTGCCTACATCGCGGGTTCGCCATTCGTCTTCATCAAACTTTATGGCGTGCCGGCAGAGCATTTCGGCTGGCTGTTCGGGATTAACGCGGCGGGGTTCATTCTGGTGGCCCAGGTCAATGCCCGGTTGCTGGCAAGGCGCGGTCCGGCCTTCTTACTGGCGCGTACCGTCTGGCTCTACCTGGCGGGCGGTTTGGCCCTGTTGGCGGTCAGCTCGCTGCACACTGCGCACTTGTGGCCGCTGCTGATTCCACTTTTTGTCTGCATCGCCAGCCTGGGTTGTATCGTGCCCAACGCCTCAGCCTGTGCGATGAGCGGACAGGGCGCACGAGCGGGCAGCGCCTCGGCGATGCTCGGTTGCCTGCAATTTAGCGTCGCCGCCGGGGCCGCAGCATTGGTAGGTGTTTTGCACGACGGCAGTGCCATGCCGATGGCCATGGTCATCAGCCTATGCGCAATTATTGTCGTGAGCGTAGCGATGCTCACCCGGCGTTTGCAGAATGCCCGGGCGCTGACGCAAGCCCAGGCCTGA
- a CDS encoding heavy-metal-associated domain-containing protein, which produces MQVFNVEGMSCGHCVKAITQALRAKDPAANVRIDLAAKEVGVESALTADQVIAAISEEGYGVKLA; this is translated from the coding sequence ATGCAAGTGTTCAACGTTGAAGGTATGTCCTGCGGTCATTGCGTCAAGGCCATCACTCAGGCGCTGCGAGCCAAGGATCCCGCGGCGAATGTGCGTATCGATCTGGCGGCAAAAGAAGTCGGCGTTGAAAGTGCGCTGACAGCCGATCAGGTGATCGCAGCGATCAGCGAAGAGGGTTATGGGGTCAAATTGGCCTGA
- a CDS encoding MFS transporter, with amino-acid sequence METRSFSAAERLERLPISGYHRIIFIIIALAFFFDSMDLAMMTFLLGSIKTEFGLSTAQAGLLASSSFFGMVVGASLSGMLADRFGRKPVFQWSIVLWGIASYLCSTAQNVETLTLFRILLGIGMGMEFPIAQSMLSELIPAKRRGRYIALMDGFWPLGFVAAGVLSYFLLPVIGWRDIFLVLAVPAVFVLAIRFFIPESPRWLEQAGHHDVADTVLRRIEERVRASLGRSDLPEPIRLPRVASQPGNFFSALREIWSAQYRQRTMMIWSVWFFALLGFYGLTSWLSALLQQSGFAVTQSVYYTVLISLGGIPGFLMAAWLVERWGRKPVCVVTMLGGGVMAFLYGQSAVFGGNVSLLIASGLLMQFFLFGMWAVLYTYTPELYPTLARATGSGFASAIGRVGSLLGPMVTGLVFPMTGQGGVFALGAMCFAIAAGVVWMFGMETRGKTLEELSEVEIVG; translated from the coding sequence ATGGAAACACGAAGCTTCAGCGCGGCGGAACGACTGGAACGGCTGCCCATCAGTGGTTATCACCGCATCATTTTCATCATCATTGCCCTGGCGTTTTTCTTTGACTCCATGGACCTGGCGATGATGACCTTCCTGCTCGGTTCGATCAAAACCGAGTTCGGCCTGAGCACGGCGCAGGCCGGGTTGCTGGCCAGTTCGAGTTTCTTCGGCATGGTGGTGGGCGCCTCGCTGTCCGGCATGCTGGCCGACCGCTTCGGGCGCAAGCCGGTGTTCCAGTGGAGCATTGTGTTGTGGGGCATCGCCAGCTATCTGTGCTCCACGGCGCAGAACGTTGAAACGCTGACGCTGTTCCGAATCCTTTTGGGAATCGGCATGGGCATGGAGTTTCCGATTGCGCAGTCGATGCTGTCGGAGCTGATTCCGGCCAAGCGGCGTGGGCGTTACATCGCGTTGATGGACGGTTTTTGGCCGCTCGGTTTTGTGGCGGCCGGGGTGCTGTCGTACTTCCTGTTGCCGGTGATTGGCTGGCGCGACATTTTTCTGGTGTTGGCGGTGCCGGCGGTGTTCGTCCTGGCGATTCGTTTTTTCATTCCCGAGTCGCCGCGCTGGCTGGAACAGGCCGGGCATCATGATGTGGCGGACACGGTTTTGCGCCGCATCGAAGAACGGGTTCGGGCGTCATTGGGCCGTTCGGATCTGCCAGAGCCGATTCGCCTGCCACGGGTGGCGAGTCAACCGGGCAACTTCTTCTCCGCGCTGCGGGAAATCTGGTCGGCACAGTATCGCCAGCGCACGATGATGATCTGGAGCGTGTGGTTCTTCGCCTTGCTGGGTTTCTATGGCCTGACGTCCTGGCTCAGTGCGCTGCTGCAACAGTCGGGCTTCGCCGTGACCCAGTCGGTGTATTACACGGTGCTGATTTCCCTCGGCGGGATTCCCGGTTTCCTCATGGCCGCCTGGCTGGTGGAGCGTTGGGGGCGTAAGCCGGTGTGCGTCGTGACCATGCTCGGCGGCGGGGTGATGGCGTTTCTTTATGGCCAGAGCGCAGTGTTCGGCGGCAACGTCAGCCTATTGATAGCCTCGGGGCTGCTGATGCAGTTCTTCCTGTTCGGCATGTGGGCGGTGCTCTACACCTACACCCCGGAGTTGTACCCGACGTTGGCACGGGCCACGGGCTCGGGGTTCGCTTCGGCCATCGGCCGCGTGGGGTCGCTGCTCGGGCCAATGGTGACCGGGCTGGTGTTCCCGATGACGGGGCAGGGCGGGGTGTTTGCGCTGGGGGCGATGTGCTTTGCGATTGCGGCGGGGGTGGTGTGGATGTTCGGGATGGAGACCCGGGGCAAGACATTGGAAGAATTGAGCGAAGTAGAGATCGTCGGCTGA